In Saccharomonospora marina XMU15, one genomic interval encodes:
- a CDS encoding Rv1680 family SBP-like protein, with translation MNEPLVVGAVAYTPNVVTIWEGMRDYFADGPAPMDFVLFSNYASQVRALLDGTIDLAWNTNLAWVRTVGRTDGACRALAMRDTDAVFQSLFVARPGSGLAGLADLKGRRLALGSRDSAQAAILPVHYLAEAGLDVRDVELLRNDSDVGKHGDTGRSELDALRAVLDERADAAVVGSNTWEAIGRERLMPGAFEVFWESPTYSHCNFTALPHVGEERTRPWLEWLFAMDWDNPEHRPILELEGLRRWIPPRMDGYESLFAAVRAQGVPQWW, from the coding sequence GTGAACGAGCCGCTTGTCGTCGGCGCTGTTGCCTACACGCCCAACGTCGTCACGATCTGGGAAGGGATGCGCGACTACTTCGCCGACGGCCCCGCCCCCATGGATTTCGTGCTGTTCTCCAACTACGCGAGCCAGGTACGGGCGTTGCTGGACGGCACGATCGACCTGGCGTGGAACACCAACCTGGCCTGGGTCCGCACCGTCGGCCGCACCGACGGCGCATGCAGGGCACTGGCGATGCGCGACACCGACGCGGTGTTCCAGAGCCTGTTCGTCGCCAGACCGGGCAGCGGACTCGCCGGGTTGGCCGACCTCAAGGGCAGGCGGCTGGCGCTGGGTTCCCGCGACTCGGCGCAGGCCGCGATCCTGCCGGTGCACTACCTGGCCGAGGCCGGTCTCGACGTGCGGGATGTGGAACTGCTGCGCAACGACAGCGACGTCGGCAAGCACGGCGACACCGGCCGCAGCGAGCTGGACGCGTTGCGCGCCGTGCTCGACGAGCGTGCCGACGCGGCAGTGGTCGGCAGCAACACCTGGGAGGCGATCGGGCGCGAGCGACTGATGCCGGGCGCGTTCGAGGTGTTCTGGGAATCGCCCACCTACTCGCACTGCAACTTCACGGCACTTCCCCATGTCGGTGAGGAGCGCACCCGGCCGTGGCTGGAGTGGCTGTTCGCGATGGACTGGGACAACCCGGAGCACCGGCCGATCCTTGAGCTGGAGGGGTTGCGCCGGTGGATACCACCGCGAATGGACGGTTACGAGTCGTTGTTCGCGGCCGTGCGCGCGCAGGGAGTGCCGCAGTGGTGGTAA
- the fadE16 gene encoding Rv1679 family acyl-CoA dehydrogenase has translation MNAGIDKLSPLLAPVLELAREHAAEVDGEARFPTEPVAALRESGLLGLTVPAEYGGLGCGPHEFADVVSALAAECGSTAMIYLMHVSATMPLARAAPAAMPGLLSEVAAGKVLASLALSERGSRSHFWAPVSRAAAEGDTLRVRADKSWVTSAGHADIYVASTLTPHGDAVDLVAIPATTPGITVSGDWRGLGLRGNASAPVTLDVELPTTARLGEAGGGFALMMEAVLPWFNLGNAAVSTGLAGAATDAATAHATAATFQHLEQSLSALPTIRAQLARMSIEVTGMRAMLRQTAEALARPGEDAMLHVLGSKAAANDAALRVTDAAMRVCGGAAFSQHLGIDRYFRDARAGHVMAPTADALYDFYGKALTGLPLF, from the coding sequence GTGAACGCCGGAATCGACAAGCTTTCCCCGCTGCTGGCCCCGGTGCTGGAACTGGCACGCGAACATGCCGCCGAGGTCGACGGCGAAGCACGGTTTCCCACCGAGCCGGTGGCGGCTCTGCGGGAGTCGGGACTGCTGGGGCTCACCGTGCCTGCCGAGTACGGTGGACTCGGGTGCGGGCCACACGAGTTCGCCGACGTGGTCAGCGCGCTGGCGGCCGAGTGCGGCTCCACCGCGATGATCTACCTGATGCACGTCAGCGCCACCATGCCGCTGGCGCGGGCCGCGCCCGCCGCCATGCCCGGACTGCTGTCCGAAGTGGCCGCTGGAAAGGTGCTGGCCTCGCTCGCCCTTTCGGAGCGAGGTTCGCGCTCGCACTTCTGGGCACCGGTCTCGCGTGCCGCGGCCGAGGGTGACACGTTGCGGGTGCGCGCCGACAAGAGCTGGGTGACCTCCGCCGGGCACGCCGACATCTACGTCGCCTCGACACTGACCCCACACGGCGACGCCGTCGACCTCGTGGCGATCCCCGCCACGACACCCGGCATCACCGTGTCGGGCGATTGGCGCGGGCTCGGCCTGCGCGGCAACGCGTCGGCACCCGTCACCCTCGACGTGGAACTGCCCACCACCGCACGCCTCGGCGAGGCAGGTGGCGGGTTCGCGCTGATGATGGAAGCCGTGTTGCCGTGGTTCAACCTCGGCAACGCTGCCGTGTCGACAGGGCTCGCGGGTGCGGCCACCGACGCCGCGACAGCGCACGCCACCGCGGCGACATTCCAGCACCTCGAGCAGAGCCTGTCGGCACTACCGACCATTCGCGCGCAACTGGCGCGGATGTCGATCGAGGTCACCGGCATGCGAGCGATGTTGCGGCAGACCGCCGAGGCGCTGGCACGGCCCGGCGAGGACGCGATGCTGCACGTACTCGGCAGCAAGGCCGCCGCCAACGACGCCGCGCTTCGGGTGACCGACGCGGCGATGCGGGTGTGTGGCGGCGCCGCCTTCTCCCAGCACCTCGGCATCGACCGCTACTTCCGCGACGCCAGGGCCGGACACGTGATGGCTCCCACGGCCGACGCGCTCTACGACTTCTACGGCAAGGCCCTCACCGGGCTGCCACTCTTCTGA
- a CDS encoding Rv1678 family membrane protein translates to MTLSAADKAAAALGAGALLSTLFALSPGSHLPYDFVQVRGPGLVLLLAAGAVAVAGGLLAVRAVVLAAGAAFLAAAITQLVQLGGGTNWFEGNGSTFSLLLGLGCGLLVVGLVPRRAPGESR, encoded by the coding sequence ATGACGCTCTCCGCCGCCGACAAGGCAGCGGCGGCCCTGGGAGCCGGGGCGCTGCTGAGCACGTTGTTCGCGCTCTCCCCCGGCTCGCACCTGCCCTACGACTTCGTCCAGGTACGTGGGCCCGGGCTGGTGCTGCTCCTGGCGGCAGGCGCGGTGGCGGTGGCAGGTGGGCTGCTCGCCGTCCGCGCCGTGGTGCTGGCGGCGGGCGCGGCGTTCCTCGCCGCGGCGATCACACAGTTGGTGCAACTCGGCGGTGGCACCAACTGGTTCGAAGGCAACGGTTCCACCTTCTCCCTGCTGCTCGGGTTGGGTTGCGGGCTGTTGGTGGTCGGCCTGGTTCCCAGGCGAGCGCCCGGCGAATCCCGTTGA
- a CDS encoding TQO small subunit DoxD → MNVRVGQAVGTGPASGALLAFVRVGVALLWIQNAAWKVPPDFGEDGGGGLFYFTRFAVDRPVWGPYAWFVEHVVLPNFAVFGWVTLLVEAGLGAFLLVGLATRLWAVVGVGQSVVITLSVLNAPHEWHWSYYLMILVHLALFATAAGRHFGVDAVLRPALGNSRAARLLRGLT, encoded by the coding sequence ATGAATGTCCGGGTCGGACAAGCGGTCGGCACGGGGCCGGCATCAGGGGCTCTGCTGGCCTTCGTGCGGGTGGGTGTGGCGCTGCTGTGGATCCAGAACGCGGCATGGAAGGTGCCGCCGGACTTCGGCGAGGACGGTGGCGGCGGGCTCTTCTACTTCACCCGGTTCGCCGTCGATCGACCGGTCTGGGGTCCCTACGCCTGGTTCGTCGAGCACGTCGTGCTGCCCAACTTCGCCGTGTTCGGTTGGGTGACCCTGTTGGTTGAGGCGGGGCTGGGGGCCTTTCTCCTGGTGGGCCTCGCGACCCGGCTGTGGGCGGTCGTCGGCGTCGGCCAGTCCGTTGTGATCACACTTTCCGTGCTCAACGCGCCGCACGAGTGGCACTGGTCCTACTACCTGATGATCCTTGTTCACCTCGCCCTGTTCGCCACCGCGGCGGGCCGCCACTTCGGGGTGGACGCCGTGTTGCGCCCGGCGCTGGGCAACAGCCGCGCGGCACGACTGCTGAGAGGACTGACATGA
- a CDS encoding NAD(P)H-dependent flavin oxidoreductase, producing MVRTRFCDVFGVDYPIVQGGMQWVGRAELVAAVANAGGLGFITALTQPSPEDLVAEISRCRDMTDKPFGVNLTILPSINPPPYAEYRDAIIESGVPVVETAGFNPAEHLPAFAEGGVKVLHKCTSVRHAVKAQELGVDGVSVDGFECAGHPGEDDVPGLVLVPAAAERIDIPMIASGGFGDARGLVAALALGADGINMGTRFVATVEAPVHDNVKRRLVEATERDTELIFRQLRNTARVARNSVSTEVVSRLAAGGAFEDVRDLVAGTRGRKVLEVGDLELGIWTAGQVQGIIHDIPTVAELIDRIVTGARELINDRLAAVVR from the coding sequence ATGGTGCGGACCAGGTTCTGTGATGTCTTCGGGGTCGATTACCCGATCGTTCAAGGCGGGATGCAGTGGGTGGGCAGGGCCGAGTTGGTGGCCGCTGTCGCCAACGCCGGTGGCCTCGGCTTCATCACCGCGCTGACCCAGCCTTCGCCCGAGGACCTGGTCGCGGAGATCTCCCGATGCAGGGACATGACCGACAAACCGTTCGGCGTGAACCTGACGATCCTGCCCTCGATCAATCCGCCGCCGTACGCCGAGTACCGCGACGCGATCATCGAGTCCGGCGTACCTGTGGTGGAGACCGCGGGCTTCAACCCCGCCGAGCACCTGCCCGCCTTCGCCGAGGGCGGCGTCAAGGTGCTGCACAAGTGCACCAGCGTCCGGCACGCCGTGAAGGCGCAGGAACTGGGCGTCGACGGCGTCTCCGTCGACGGGTTCGAGTGCGCGGGCCACCCCGGCGAGGACGACGTGCCCGGCCTCGTGCTCGTCCCTGCCGCGGCCGAACGCATCGACATCCCGATGATCGCCTCCGGGGGCTTCGGCGACGCACGCGGACTGGTGGCGGCACTCGCGCTGGGGGCGGACGGGATCAACATGGGGACCCGGTTCGTCGCCACCGTGGAAGCCCCCGTGCACGACAACGTCAAGCGCAGGCTCGTCGAGGCCACCGAGCGCGACACCGAACTGATCTTTCGGCAGCTGCGAAACACCGCGCGCGTCGCGCGCAACAGCGTCAGCACCGAAGTGGTGTCCCGGCTGGCCGCGGGCGGTGCGTTCGAGGATGTGCGCGACCTCGTCGCCGGTACCCGCGGGCGCAAGGTGCTCGAAGTGGGCGACCTCGAACTGGGGATCTGGACCGCGGGTCAGGTGCAGGGAATCATTCACGACATCCCGACCGTCGCCGAGTTGATCGACCGAATCGTCACCGGCGCCCGTGAGCTGATCAACGACCGGCTCGCGGCAGTGGTGCGCTGA
- a CDS encoding 3-hydroxyacyl-CoA dehydrogenase — MDISNGVALVTGGASGLGLATVRELHGKGAKIAVVDLPSSQGHTVADELGDGVVFAPADVTDEDQVAAALDAAERLGTLRTVVNCAGIGNAFKTVGKSGAFPLADFTKVVHVNLIGTFNVIRLAAERMAKAEPEGEERGVVVNTASVAAFDGQIGQAAYSASKGGIVGMTLPIARDLASLRIRVVTIAPGLFHTPLFAALPEEAIASLGAQVPHPSRLGDPAEFAALALHIVENPMLNGETIRLDGAIRMAPR, encoded by the coding sequence ATGGACATCAGCAACGGGGTCGCCCTGGTGACCGGTGGCGCGTCGGGTCTCGGCCTCGCCACCGTGCGCGAGCTGCACGGCAAGGGCGCGAAGATCGCCGTGGTCGACCTGCCGTCGTCGCAGGGCCACACCGTCGCCGACGAACTCGGCGACGGTGTCGTGTTCGCGCCCGCCGACGTCACCGACGAGGATCAGGTGGCGGCGGCGCTGGACGCCGCGGAGCGGCTCGGCACCCTGCGCACGGTTGTGAACTGCGCGGGCATCGGCAACGCGTTCAAGACCGTCGGCAAGTCGGGTGCCTTCCCGCTGGCCGACTTCACCAAGGTCGTGCACGTCAACCTGATCGGCACCTTCAACGTGATCCGGCTGGCCGCCGAGCGCATGGCGAAGGCCGAGCCGGAGGGCGAGGAACGCGGTGTCGTCGTCAACACCGCTTCGGTCGCCGCGTTCGACGGGCAGATCGGGCAGGCCGCCTACTCCGCATCCAAGGGCGGCATCGTGGGCATGACATTGCCGATCGCCCGTGACCTGGCCTCACTGCGGATCAGGGTGGTCACGATCGCGCCCGGACTGTTCCACACCCCGCTGTTCGCCGCCCTGCCGGAGGAGGCGATCGCCTCGCTCGGCGCGCAGGTGCCCCACCCGTCCCGGCTGGGGGACCCCGCGGAGTTCGCCGCGCTCGCCCTGCACATCGTCGAGAACCCCATGCTCAACGGCGAGACGATCCGGCTGGACGGCGCCATCCGGATGGCGCCGCGCTGA
- a CDS encoding TetR/AcrR family transcriptional regulator — MARGDDTVSEVDWRHYEPLDLTPILAGALDAFYEHGFHGTTVRDIARRVGLTVPALYYHHENKEGVFTALLELGTGDVAWRVRAAAAAGGERPQQQFVNVVEAIVLHTTQRLQLSALDLELRHLSARNRRRYAARRKEIEDLLLGIVQAGVRDGVFTATVPEETARAVLGMCQSIARWYRPDGPLSPADVARRYIDIALLTVGARPGAADRAASTAAQRQAR, encoded by the coding sequence ATGGCGCGAGGCGACGACACGGTGAGTGAGGTCGACTGGCGGCACTACGAGCCGCTCGACCTCACCCCCATCCTGGCGGGCGCGCTCGACGCGTTCTACGAGCACGGCTTCCACGGCACGACGGTGCGCGACATCGCCCGCAGGGTCGGGCTGACCGTGCCCGCGCTGTACTACCACCACGAGAACAAGGAGGGCGTGTTCACCGCCCTGCTGGAACTCGGCACCGGCGACGTGGCCTGGCGGGTCCGGGCGGCGGCCGCCGCGGGTGGCGAACGACCTCAGCAGCAGTTCGTCAACGTGGTGGAGGCGATCGTGCTGCACACCACGCAGCGGCTGCAACTGTCGGCGCTCGACCTGGAGCTGAGACACCTCTCCGCACGCAACCGCAGACGGTACGCGGCCAGGCGCAAGGAGATCGAGGACCTGCTGCTCGGGATCGTGCAGGCCGGCGTGCGCGACGGCGTGTTCACCGCCACCGTCCCCGAGGAGACCGCGCGCGCCGTGCTCGGGATGTGTCAGTCCATCGCCAGGTGGTACCGCCCCGACGGGCCGCTGTCGCCCGCCGACGTGGCCCGCAGGTACATCGACATCGCGCTGCTGACGGTCGGAGCGCGGCCGGGTGCCGCCGATCGGGCAGCCTCGACCGCCGCGCAGCGGCAGGCACGCTGA
- a CDS encoding TIGR03086 family metal-binding protein, with translation MADRFDLAPATEELARLVRGVRDDQLGGPTPCERMTVGDLLDHVDGLAVAFTGAARKEPVHVGDPPPPPHAAGPGEGLRTRVPRRLRDLASAWREESAWSGETEAGGVTLPGEVAGVVALDEVIVHGWDLAVATGQDFRCEPALLAAALEFVRASVAEHPEGSPGLFGPPVAVPDDAPTLTRLIALTGRDPSWRPHG, from the coding sequence ATGGCTGACAGATTCGACCTGGCACCGGCGACCGAGGAGTTGGCCCGGTTGGTGCGGGGTGTGCGCGACGACCAGCTCGGCGGTCCCACCCCGTGCGAGCGAATGACCGTGGGCGACCTGCTCGACCATGTCGACGGCCTCGCCGTGGCGTTCACCGGGGCGGCACGCAAGGAACCGGTCCACGTCGGCGACCCTCCTCCCCCGCCACACGCGGCCGGTCCGGGTGAGGGCCTGCGCACCCGCGTGCCGCGACGGCTGCGTGACCTCGCGTCCGCCTGGCGCGAGGAGTCGGCGTGGTCGGGCGAGACCGAGGCGGGCGGCGTCACGCTGCCCGGCGAGGTCGCCGGAGTGGTGGCGCTGGACGAGGTGATCGTGCACGGCTGGGATCTCGCGGTCGCAACCGGTCAGGACTTCCGCTGTGAACCCGCCCTGCTCGCGGCGGCGCTGGAGTTCGTACGCGCGAGCGTCGCCGAGCATCCCGAAGGCAGTCCCGGACTGTTCGGGCCACCCGTCGCGGTACCCGACGACGCGCCGACGCTCACACGCCTCATCGCGCTGACCGGCCGTGACCCGTCGTGGCGGCCCCACGGGTAG
- a CDS encoding dihydrofolate reductase family protein: MAKVLYSCTMSLDGFIAGPGGDMSWLTEHLGPNPTVEGFMARIGALLVGNRSFRGDDPHRGTPKEGKPFGGGWSGPQFVLTHNPPDTPVPGTTFVGDLNSGLAQAKAAAGDGYVNVIGASVAAQCLAADELDELLVLVAPVLLGDGVRLFDQPGGTRVRLERLGLTHTPHSTDLWLRVVR; encoded by the coding sequence ATGGCGAAGGTGCTGTACTCGTGCACGATGTCGTTGGACGGCTTCATCGCGGGTCCCGGTGGCGACATGTCCTGGCTCACCGAACATCTCGGCCCCAACCCGACGGTGGAAGGGTTCATGGCCAGGATCGGGGCGCTGCTCGTGGGCAACCGCAGCTTCCGAGGCGACGACCCACACCGGGGAACACCGAAGGAGGGCAAGCCGTTCGGAGGGGGCTGGAGCGGCCCACAGTTCGTGCTGACCCACAACCCGCCGGACACCCCCGTGCCGGGCACCACGTTCGTCGGTGACCTGAACAGCGGCCTCGCCCAGGCCAAGGCCGCGGCGGGAGACGGCTACGTCAACGTCATCGGAGCCAGTGTCGCCGCGCAGTGCCTCGCGGCCGACGAACTCGACGAGTTGCTGGTGCTCGTCGCGCCGGTGCTGCTCGGTGACGGAGTGCGGCTGTTCGACCAGCCAGGAGGCACCAGGGTGCGGCTGGAACGGCTGGGCCTCACCCACACCCCGCACTCCACGGACCTGTGGCTGCGCGTCGTGCGGTAG
- a CDS encoding cytochrome P450, translated as MTAPLDDFDPSRSQAPADVYAMYARLRAHCPLAYSSAYGGHWALSRHADVKAAAGDSTTFLSSVRAVVPSDPRGLRRPPLNFDAPEHTPYRRALDRTLRRQRIAAMEAPLAEHARRELEPMLRRGQGDVAQEFGARFPAWVTVEWLNLDPEVAPMLARTAARWVNAWRAQDSAAVNEHSEHMYGIARELVAQRQRRPLPVDTDPASSLLAQRYRGLPLDREHIVGALRQSLVVGMVAPPILLGSICVHLCADQALQRQLRARPELLPGAIEEFLRLYTPYRGFARTVSQELTLHGRTVRPGEPVTLAYASANRDEEVFTEPDSFRLGRSNIHEHLAFGRGRHRCAGMPLARLGILVALRTLLAGTRRFELAGEVEGARMPEVGAVSVPLRVQPADRD; from the coding sequence GTGACCGCACCGCTCGACGACTTCGACCCGTCGCGCAGCCAGGCGCCCGCCGACGTGTACGCCATGTACGCGCGGCTACGGGCGCACTGCCCGCTCGCCTACAGCAGCGCCTACGGCGGTCACTGGGCACTGAGCAGGCACGCCGACGTGAAAGCGGCGGCAGGCGACTCGACCACGTTCCTGTCCTCGGTGCGCGCCGTGGTACCCAGCGACCCTCGTGGCTTGCGCAGGCCGCCGCTCAACTTCGACGCGCCGGAGCACACCCCGTACCGCAGGGCGCTGGACCGCACGTTGCGGCGGCAGCGGATCGCAGCGATGGAGGCCCCGCTGGCCGAGCACGCCCGCCGCGAACTCGAACCGATGCTGCGGCGCGGGCAGGGCGATGTGGCGCAGGAGTTCGGCGCGCGGTTCCCGGCGTGGGTCACGGTGGAATGGCTCAATCTCGACCCCGAGGTGGCTCCCATGCTCGCCCGCACGGCCGCGCGATGGGTGAACGCCTGGCGGGCGCAGGACAGCGCCGCCGTCAACGAGCACAGCGAGCACATGTACGGCATCGCCCGTGAACTGGTGGCGCAGCGGCAGCGGCGACCGCTACCGGTCGACACCGACCCTGCCAGCTCGCTGCTGGCGCAACGGTACCGGGGCCTTCCGCTGGACCGCGAGCACATCGTGGGCGCGCTGCGGCAGTCGCTGGTGGTGGGAATGGTGGCCCCACCGATCCTGCTCGGGTCGATCTGTGTCCACCTGTGTGCCGACCAGGCGCTGCAGCGACAGCTTCGCGCCCGGCCGGAACTGCTCCCCGGGGCGATCGAGGAGTTCCTGCGGCTCTACACCCCCTATCGCGGGTTCGCGCGGACGGTGTCGCAGGAGTTGACGTTGCACGGCCGCACCGTCCGGCCCGGCGAGCCCGTCACGCTGGCCTACGCGTCGGCCAACCGCGACGAGGAGGTCTTCACCGAGCCGGACAGCTTCCGGCTGGGCCGCAGCAACATCCACGAGCATCTGGCCTTCGGCAGGGGCAGGCACCGGTGTGCGGGAATGCCGCTGGCCAGGCTCGGGATTCTGGTGGCGCTGCGGACGTTGCTGGCGGGCACCCGCCGGTTCGAACTCGCGGGCGAGGTGGAGGGCGCCAGGATGCCGGAGGTGGGCGCGGTGTCGGTGCCGTTGCGGGTGCAGCCCGCCGACCGGGACTGA
- a CDS encoding cytochrome P450, translating to MTPRPSDREREPESDFDPLRPETFTSAHELYRDMRSRCPVAYSTTFDGGFWALLRHEDVRRVLRDTDTFTTSVQNTVPKFAFTGRRPPLHLDPPEHTAYRRVINRFFTPGKMRALHPKVRALAAEQLAPLIEAGSGDISVDYAQKFPAMVFAEFFNLPRELSALIKQISAEYVAAIIAVDDDNVKRLSGKLYEIAQAVIDERRTSPMDPGDDLTTALMHATYEGEPLPADMVLGCVRQLLVTGMVAPSVFIGNMFVHLSGDPELARTLRERPDRIPAAVEEFLRLYGPYRGMARTARRDVVFGGRLIRAGEPIALVYTSANRDERVFPDGESFVFDRPNLGEHISFGAGVHSCPGAPLARMMLVETLREALARTSDFAVSGPIVMAKWAEWGTNSVPMRFVPSARRAAP from the coding sequence ATGACGCCGCGACCCAGTGACCGCGAGCGCGAACCGGAAAGCGACTTCGACCCGTTGCGGCCGGAGACGTTCACCAGCGCACACGAGTTGTACCGCGACATGCGCTCGCGCTGCCCCGTCGCCTACAGCACGACCTTCGACGGCGGGTTCTGGGCGTTGCTGCGCCACGAGGACGTCAGGCGGGTGCTGCGCGACACGGACACCTTCACCACGTCGGTGCAGAACACCGTGCCCAAGTTCGCGTTCACCGGCAGGCGGCCACCGCTGCATCTCGACCCGCCGGAGCACACGGCCTACCGGCGGGTGATCAACCGGTTCTTCACCCCCGGCAAGATGCGGGCACTGCACCCGAAGGTCAGGGCGCTCGCCGCGGAACAACTCGCCCCGCTCATCGAGGCGGGCTCGGGCGACATCAGCGTCGACTACGCGCAGAAGTTCCCCGCGATGGTGTTCGCGGAGTTCTTCAACCTGCCCAGAGAGCTCTCGGCGTTGATCAAGCAGATCAGCGCCGAGTACGTCGCCGCGATCATCGCGGTGGACGACGACAACGTGAAACGGCTCAGCGGCAAGCTCTACGAGATCGCGCAGGCGGTGATCGACGAGCGCCGAACCAGCCCGATGGACCCCGGCGACGACCTGACGACCGCGCTGATGCATGCCACCTACGAGGGCGAGCCGCTGCCGGCCGACATGGTGCTCGGCTGTGTCCGCCAGCTGCTGGTCACCGGCATGGTGGCGCCCAGTGTGTTCATCGGCAACATGTTCGTGCATCTCAGTGGCGACCCCGAGCTGGCGAGGACGCTGCGGGAGCGGCCGGACCGCATACCCGCCGCCGTGGAGGAGTTCCTGCGGCTGTACGGGCCCTACCGGGGAATGGCGCGCACCGCGCGCCGCGACGTCGTGTTCGGCGGCAGGTTGATCAGGGCAGGCGAGCCGATCGCACTGGTCTACACCTCTGCCAACAGGGACGAGCGGGTCTTTCCCGACGGCGAGAGCTTCGTGTTCGACCGCCCCAATCTCGGCGAGCACATCTCCTTCGGAGCGGGCGTGCACAGCTGTCCCGGCGCCCCGCTCGCGCGCATGATGCTCGTCGAGACGCTGCGGGAGGCGCTGGCGCGCACCAGCGACTTCGCGGTGTCCGGGCCGATCGTGATGGCCAAGTGGGCGGAGTGGGGCACGAACTCCGTTCCCATGCGGTTCGTACCCTCGGCCCGGCGGGCGGCGCCGTGA
- a CDS encoding ABC transporter substrate-binding protein yields the protein MNKITRRSVVLGAAVALAAGLAGCGGGPSAGEGTAEVTDPALKELVAAAREEGTLTLYGIPDEQVLRAVAEKFTELYGVQVRPVRLVSADLAQRFSSEADAKAPASDAILLTYSPFYAEALQKNWLTPLSSAGIPGYPENYPADYLAQDGDVAIVSLVPTSMVYNTDTVTQAPSSWQAYADPRYRGKLAMADPATSPANLAFWHLMRQNYGDDFLRGVAANNPAWQNSAVPGTQAVAAGEFALGHPGVEAIVRNLRESGAPVDTTIPGPTTGPEIGLGLTAGSEHPNAAKLFAHFLLSEEGSGLLAEVSGAGSPYGKGLPQGFERPAAVSPEQAAQLKQLLSSQ from the coding sequence ATGAACAAGATCACGAGACGTTCGGTGGTTCTCGGCGCGGCCGTCGCGCTCGCGGCGGGCCTTGCGGGCTGCGGCGGTGGACCCTCCGCCGGTGAGGGCACCGCCGAGGTCACCGACCCCGCGCTGAAGGAACTCGTCGCCGCGGCGCGGGAGGAAGGCACGCTCACGCTGTACGGGATTCCGGACGAGCAGGTGCTGCGCGCGGTCGCCGAGAAGTTCACCGAGTTGTACGGCGTGCAGGTGCGGCCGGTGCGGCTGGTGTCGGCCGATCTGGCACAGCGGTTCTCCTCGGAGGCTGACGCGAAGGCACCGGCCAGCGACGCGATCCTGCTGACCTACTCCCCCTTCTACGCCGAAGCGCTGCAGAAGAACTGGCTCACCCCGCTGTCCTCGGCGGGGATACCGGGCTATCCCGAGAACTACCCTGCCGACTACCTCGCGCAGGACGGCGACGTTGCCATCGTCAGCCTCGTGCCCACCAGCATGGTCTACAACACCGACACGGTGACGCAGGCACCGTCGTCGTGGCAGGCCTACGCCGACCCCCGTTACCGGGGCAAACTCGCCATGGCCGACCCGGCCACCTCGCCTGCCAACCTCGCGTTCTGGCACCTGATGCGGCAGAACTACGGCGACGACTTCCTGCGCGGGGTCGCCGCGAACAACCCGGCCTGGCAGAACAGTGCGGTACCGGGCACCCAGGCGGTGGCGGCAGGTGAGTTCGCGCTCGGCCACCCCGGCGTCGAGGCCATCGTGCGCAACCTCCGCGAGTCGGGTGCACCCGTCGACACGACGATCCCCGGCCCGACGACCGGCCCGGAAATCGGTCTGGGGCTGACCGCGGGCTCCGAGCACCCCAATGCCGCCAAGCTGTTCGCGCACTTCCTGCTCTCCGAGGAGGGCAGTGGCCTGCTGGCCGAGGTCTCGGGTGCGGGTTCGCCCTACGGCAAGGGACTTCCGCAGGGATTCGAGCGTCCCGCCGCGGTCTCGCCGGAACAGGCGGCGCAGCTCAAGCAACTGCTCTCCAGCCAGTGA